Proteins from one Candidatus Eisenbacteria bacterium genomic window:
- a CDS encoding T9SS type A sorting domain-containing protein encodes MAACRPRVVLLALVLCVALCAPAYAAGILCGTVRDAVTSNPIAGAGIFLRQTTGQYTGLNGATDATGHYCINGIPAGTYDLEVRLDDYQVAYRRGVVVNDVPVSVDVDARFMASTLSPAWPNPSRESVRFRMRIRDSGAIDLTILDVNGRLMTGWTGLAGVGEERVVTWDFRDTAGRRVPAGRYFVRLSAGDRSISRAFARIP; translated from the coding sequence ATGGCCGCCTGCCGCCCCCGCGTCGTTCTGCTCGCTCTCGTGCTGTGCGTTGCCCTGTGCGCGCCCGCGTACGCCGCGGGCATCCTGTGCGGCACCGTGCGCGACGCGGTCACGAGCAACCCCATCGCCGGCGCTGGGATCTTCCTCCGGCAGACCACGGGCCAGTACACGGGGTTGAACGGCGCCACCGATGCGACCGGGCACTACTGCATCAACGGCATCCCGGCGGGCACCTACGATCTCGAGGTGCGCCTCGACGACTACCAGGTGGCGTATCGCCGCGGCGTCGTTGTGAACGATGTGCCGGTGAGCGTCGACGTCGACGCCCGGTTCATGGCGAGCACGCTGTCGCCGGCGTGGCCGAATCCCAGCCGCGAAAGTGTCCGCTTCCGCATGCGCATCCGGGACTCCGGGGCCATCGACCTCACCATCCTCGATGTGAACGGACGCCTGATGACGGGCTGGACGGGACTCGCAGGAGTCGGCGAGGAGAGAGTCGTGACGTGGGACTTCCGTGACACGGCCGGGCGCCGCGTGCCGGCGGGCCGTTATTTCGTGAGACTGAGCGCCGGCGATCGGTCGATCTCCCGCGCGTTCGCGCGTATTCCATAA